One stretch of Ipomoea triloba cultivar NCNSP0323 chromosome 8, ASM357664v1 DNA includes these proteins:
- the LOC116027759 gene encoding high-affinity nitrate transporter-activating protein 2.1-like: MESHLNSKTFLLLFFLTFAQTCYGAILFSSLPQTLVVSASPKQGQVLKAGEDNITMTWGLNQSYERGIDESYKVTKVKLCYAPESQADRAWRKTVDDLKKDKTCQFSMVERPYTSHQNQSFEWMIETDIPTALYFVRAYAYDSAGNEVAYGHTIALFNIQAISGRHLSLDIAAACFSAFALVSVFCFFFAEKRSRRLMAAKN, translated from the exons ATGGAATCTCATCTTAATTCCAAAacatttcttttgcttttcttCTTAACCTTTGCACAAACTTGCTATGGAGCAATTCTCTTCTCTTCCCTTCCACAAACTCTGGTTGTCTCTGCTTCTCCTAAACAAGGCCAAG TTCTAAAAGCTGGAGAAGACAACATAACTATGACCTGGGGGCTGAACCAGAGCTATGAAAGAGGGATAGATGAGTCCTATAAGGTCACAAAGGTGAAACTATGCTATGCACCAGAAAGCCAGGCAGACCGAGCATGGAGGAAAACTGTGGATGACCTTAAGAAGGAcaaaacatgccaatttagcaTGGTTGAAAGGCCTTACACTAGTCATCAAAACCAGAGTTTTGAATGGATGATAGAGACTGATATTCCCACAGCATTGTATTTCGTTAGAGCTTATGCATATGATTCAGCTGGTAATGAGGTGGCTTATGGTCACACCATTGCCCTCTTCAACATTCAAGCAATCAGTGGCCGCCATTTGTCTCTTGACATTGCTGCGGCTTGCTTCTCTGCCTTCGCTTTGGTGTCTGTCTTTTGCTTCTTCTTTGCAGAAAAGAGGAGTAGAAGGCTTATGGCGGCAAAGAATTGA